One window of Nicotiana tomentosiformis chromosome 11, ASM39032v3, whole genome shotgun sequence genomic DNA carries:
- the LOC138901804 gene encoding secreted RxLR effector protein 161-like, with amino-acid sequence MKLEDLVIRLKIEEDNKIAEKKSRGNSTIIGANIVEETAPKYINATKRMLVSKFDMKDLGVADAILGIRIHKTPQGLALSQSHYIEKVLDKFKYLDFKISKTPIDVSYALQNNEGKSNSQLNYARVLGGLMYIMNCTRPDIARDVSKLSRFTSSPNQIHRMSMKRVLRYLKHIQNYALHYNKYPSVIEGYSDKNWITGSSKVKSTSGYVFTIGNGAVSWKSSKQTCIVRSIMESEFIALDKAGEEAEWL; translated from the exons atgaagttggaagatcttgtaaTTCGCCttaagattgaggaagacaacaaaatagCCGAGAaaaagtctcgtggaaattcaacgattataggagctaatatcgttgaggagactgctccaaaat atataaatgctactaagcgcatgttggttagcaaattcgacatgaaagacttaggagttgctgatgccATCTTGGGAattagaattcacaagactccacaaggtctagcattatcacagtctcactacattgaaaaagtacttgacaaattcaagtatttggatttcaagatttccaagactccaattgacgtgagttatgcacttcaaaacaATGAAGGTAAAAGTAACTCACAACTgaactatgcaagagtattgggaggtttgatgtatatcatgaattgcacgcgaccagatatagcacgTGATGTTagcaaactgagtcggtttacaagtagtCCTAATCAAATACATAGGATgtcaatgaaacgagttttgaggTATCTGAAACATATccaaaattatgctttgcattataacaaatatccctccgtgatcgagggatatagtgataaaaattggatcaccggatcatctaaagttaaatccacgagtggatacgTTTTCACAATTGGGaatggagcagtgtcttggaaatcatccaaacaaacgtgcatcgtcCGCTCtataatggaatctgaattcatagctttagacaaggccggtgaagaagctgaatggctctga